One Brassica napus cultivar Da-Ae chromosome C2, Da-Ae, whole genome shotgun sequence DNA window includes the following coding sequences:
- the LOC106424004 gene encoding laccase-10, whose protein sequence is MGFPIRILVLFALLAFPAACVHGAIRKYTFNVVTKQMTRLCSTKQIVTVNGKFPGPTIYANEDDTILVNVVNNVKYNVSIHWHGIRQLRTGWADGPAYITQCPIKPGHSYMYNFTVTGQRGTLWWHAHVLWLRATVHGAIVILPKPGLPYPFPKPHREEVIVLGEWWKSDTENVINEALKSGLAPNVSDAHVINGHPGLVPNCPSQGNFKLAVESGKTYMLRLVNAAMNEELFFKIAGHRFTIVEVDAVYVKPFTTDTILIAPGQTTTALVSAARPSGKYLIAAAPFQDSAVVAVDNRTATATVHYSGTLSATPTKTTSPPAQNATSVANSFVNSLRSLNSVTYPAKVPIKIDHDLLFTVGLGINRCHSCKAGNLSRVVAAINNITFKMPKTALLQAHYFNLTGIYTTDFPAKPHHVFDFTGKPPSNLATMKATKLYKLPYNSTVQVVLQDTGNVAPENHPIHLHGFNFFVVGIGSGNYNSKKDSKKFNLVDPVERNTVGVPSGGWAAIRFRADNPGVWFMHCHLEVHTTWGLKMAFLVENGKGPNQSILPPPSDLPKC, encoded by the exons ATGGGATTTCCTATACGGATTTTGGTGCTCTTTGCATTGCTGGCCTTTCCTGCAGCATGCGTCCACGGTGCAATCCGCAAGTACACGTTTAAC GTGGTAACAAAGCAAATGACGCGGCTTTGCTCAACGAAACAGATAGTTACCGTTAACGGTAAGTTTCCAGGACCCACAATCTATGCTAATGAAGACGACACAATTCTCGTTAACGTCGTCAACAACGTCAAGTATAATGTCTCTATCCATTG GCATGGAATAAGACAATTAAGAACCGGTTGGGCCGATGGACCAGCCTACATAACCCAATGCCCCATTAAACCGGGTCACAGCTACATGTATAACTTCACGGTCACAGGGCAACGTGGAACACTCTGGTGGCACGCACATGTTCTCTGGCTCCGAGCTACGGTTCATGGTGCCATCGTGATTCTGCCAAAACCGGGTCTACCTTACCCGTTCCCTAAACCACACAGAGAAGAAGTCATCGTACTAG GTGAGTGGTGGAAATCCGATACCGAAAATGTTATTAATGAAGCATTAAAATCCGGTTTAGCACCTAATGTCTCAGATGCTCATGTCATTAACGGTCATCCCGGTCTCGTCCCAAACTGCCCATCGCAAG gtaATTTTAAATTAGCGGTAGAGAGCGGGAAAACATACATGCTACGACTAGTAAACGCAGCAATGAACGAAGAGCTCTTCTTCAAGATCGCTGGCCACCGCTTCACCATTGTGGAAGTCGACGCCGTCTACGTCAAACCCTTCACCACCGACACAATCCTAATCGCTCCCGGTCAAACCACCACCGCCTTAGTCTCGGCCGCCCGTCCCTCAGGAAAATACCTAATCGCCGCCGCTCCATTCCAAGACTCGGCCGTCGTGGCTGTAGATAATCGCACAGCCACCGCCACAGTACATTACTCCGGCACACTATCCGCCACACCTACAAAAACCACTTCACCGCCAGCTCAGAACGCCACTTCCGTCGCCAACTCGTTTGTTAATTCTCTCCGAAGTCTCAACTCAGTCACATATCCAGCTAAAGTTCCGATCAAGATAGATCATGATCTGTTATTCACCGTGGGACTAGGAATCAACCGCTGTCACAGCTGTAAGGCCGGTAACTTGTCACGAGTGGTCGCCGCGATAAACAACATTACGTTCAAGATGCCTAAAACGGCTCTGCTTCAAGCGCATTACTTCAACCTAACCGGGATTTACACTACCGATTTTCCAGCTAAACCGCACCATGTTTTTGATTTTACCGGAAAACCACCTTCGAATCTAGCAACCATGAAAGCCACAAAGCTTTACAAGCTACCGTACAATTCAACGGTGCAAGTTGTTTTACAGGATACCGGAAATGTGGCGCCGGAAAACCATCCAATTCATCTTCATGGGTTTAATTTCTTTGTGGTTGGTATTGGATCTGGTAATTATAACTCCAAGAAAGATTCCAAGAAATTTAATCTTGTTGATCCGGTGGAGAGGAACACCGTTGGAGTACCTTCTGGTGGTTGGGCGGCCATCAGATTCCGAGCAGATAATCCAG GGGTTTGGTTTATGCATTGCCATTTAGAGGTGCACACAACATGGGGACTTAAGATGGCTTTTCTGGTGGAGAATGGTAAAGGTCCCAACCAATCAATTCTTCCTCCTCCAAGTGATCTTCCCAAATGTTGA
- the LOC106424001 gene encoding transcription factor DIVARICATA yields MSSMNGGFQENTNWIFQEVKDAMWTVEENKLFEKALAVLGDKDDLESWSNIAALIPGKSVDDVIKRYKKLEDDISDIEAGLVPDPGYCSDASAGDYFFGLENSGYGYGYGYGYNYVVGGKRSSPATSDGFKLPMPEKERKKGVPWTEEEHRRFLMGLKKYGKGDWRNIARNFVTTRTPTQVASHAQKYFIRQLTDCKDKRRSSIHDITTVNVPDAKALATATPAAATVSPTPTNPFDVYFPPKPHHSLAFSPASSYHNAFPQWS; encoded by the exons ATGTCATCGATGAACGGAGGTTTCCAGGAAAACACAAACTGGATTTTTCAAGAAGTCAAAGACGCCATGTGGACGGTTGAAGAAAACAAACTGTTCGAGAAAGCTCTAGCCGTTCTCGGCGACAAAGACGACCTAGAGAGCTGGTCCAACATCGCCGCTTTGATCCCGGGGAAATCCGTAGATGATGTCATTAAACGATACAAGAAGCTGGAGGATGACATCAGCGACATCGAGGCCGGACTAGTCCCCGATCCGGGTTACTGCTCCGACGCCTCCGCAGGTGATTACTTCTTTGGGCTAGAGAACTCCGGTTACGGTTATGGTTACGGTTACGGTTACAATTATGTCGTGGGAGGAAAGAGAAGTTCGCCGGCGACGAGTGATGGGTTCAAGCTTCCGATGCCGGAAAAAGAACGGAAGAAAGGAGTTCCATGGACCGAGGAAGAACACCG ACGATTCTTAATGGGTTTGAAGAAATATGGAAAGGGAGATTGGAGAAACATTGCAAGAAACTTTGTGACAACTCGAACGCCAACGCAAGTTGCTTCCCACgctcaaaaatatttcattcgACAGCTCACCGATTGTAAAGACAAACGGCGGTCAAGCATTCACGACATTACAACAGTTAACGTCCCCGACGCAAAGGCACTAGCAACCGCCACACCCGCCGCTGCAACAGTCTCTCCTACTCCAACCAATCCTTTTGACGTTTACTTTCCTCCAAAGCCTCATCACAGTTTAGCGTTTTCGCCTGCGTCTAGTTATCATAACGCGTTTCCGCAGTGGAGttga